A region from the Hippoglossus hippoglossus isolate fHipHip1 chromosome 18, fHipHip1.pri, whole genome shotgun sequence genome encodes:
- the cnpy4 gene encoding protein canopy 4, producing the protein MKLFIVTLLCVCGFVTASDDDRLPNKCEVCKFLTVELQDALQKSSRSKEVLELGEVLGTGRRRRKIKYNTSETRLTEAVDDICERILQYSVHAERPGSLRYAKGASQTMTTLKNLVQKGVKVELGLPFELWDEPSVEVSDMKKQCERMLEQFEDVVEDWYFHHQDQRLENFLCETHVLKTSEQECLSEMWKGDVGKKRGTEEAESDSAEEEEEANDGKEEEGKTHEEL; encoded by the exons ATGAAACTTTTTATTGTGACTTTACTTTGTGTCTGCGGCTTCGTCACAGCGAGCGACGACGACAGGCTGCCGAACAAATGCGAAg tgtgtaagTTTCTGACGGTGGAGCTGCAGGATGCTCTGCAGAAATCAAGCCGATCCAAGGAGGTGCTGGAGCTGGGAGAGGTGCTGggcacagggaggaggaggaggaagattaaATACAACACGTC GGAGACTCGTCTGACTGAGGCGGTCGACGACATATGCGAGCGCATCCTGCAGTACAGCGTTCACGCAGAGCGGCCCGGCAGCCTCCGATACGCCAAG GGTGCCAGTCAGACCATGACGACTCTGAAGAACCTGGTCCAGAAAGGAGTTAAGGTGGAGCTGGGTCTGCCGTTCGAGCTGTGGGACGAGCCGTCGGTGGAGGTGTCCGACATGAAGAAACAG TGTGAGAGGATGCTGGAGCAGTTTGAGGACGTGGTGGAGGACTGGTACTTCCACCATCAGGACCAGAGACTGGAGAACTTCCTCTGTGAGACCCACGTCCTCAAGACATCAGAGCAGG aatgTCTAAGCGAGATGTGGAAAGGAGACGTGGGGAAAAAACGAGGGACAGAGGAGGCGGAGAGCGACAGCGccgaagaggaggaagaagcgaATGacggaaaggaggaggagggaaagacaCACGAGGAACTGTGA
- the LOC117752052 gene encoding calpain-5-like isoform X2, with product MPERVSDFQGQSFHKLRRDCLRRGALFKDPLFPATAQSLFYKREPPPGLTWKRPREICKDPRLFVDGISTRDLHQGSLGNCWMVAAISCLASEPSLWKKVIPDHVEQEWNPKRTDLYAGIFHFRFWRLGRWMDVVVDDRLPVSGDGVLLFCRSATPREFWSALLEKAYAKLNSCYEALEGGNTAEALIDFTGGVSEPLGLDREALGLGSDHRRTFFQTLAKAHERKALITCSIRPAEGETVESVLDCGLVRGHAYGITAVKKVRLGERQLKTGGASRLFMVRMRNPWGTTDWTGAWSQRSQQWQQMSRAEREKMGLVVRDVGEFWMDFQDFCHYFTDVVVCRLVERALLWPSSHWREVRCYGEWAPAPNTPGSPPSAVSHSSYELTPGKNNMKPGGPEQRGNRKEARLGESQQGGRRGGRRDRAAKKVMEDEDGGEGDGGWTAQVDKRSRCGGCINHRETFLHNPQFMFEVGAKGEEVLICLQQEDRRVRRKDGGGDNLPIGFEVLKVEVNRCSRVQCVVEQAASSVYMDSRSVTLRATLATGRYVVLPTTFLPGATGRFLLRLFSHSHVSLRCVCVCVCVCVERLSVMFVR from the exons ATGCCCGAACGAGTGAGTGACTTCCAGGGTCAGAGCTTTCACAAGCTGAGGCGGGACTGCCTGCGTCGGGGTGCGCTCTTTAAAGACCCCCTCTTCCCCGCCACTGCCCAGTCGCTGTTCTACAAACGGGAGCCCCCGCCGGGTCTGACCTGGAAGAGGCCGAGG GAAATATGTAAGGACCCTCGTCTGTTTGTCGATGGCATCAGCACTCGGGACCTGCACCAAGGCAGTCTGGGTAACTGCTGGATGGTGGCTGCTATTTCCTGCCTGGCGTCTGAGCCATCTCTGTGGAAAAAG GTCATCCCTGACCACGTGGAGCAGGAGTGGAACCCCAAACGTACCGACTTGTACGCAGGAATCTTCCATTTCCGGTTCTGGCGCCTCGGCCGTTGGATGGACGTCGTCGTGGACGACCGCCTGCCGGTCAGCGGGGACGGGGTGCTGCTCTTCTGCCGCTCGGCTACACCACGAGAGTTTTGGAGCGCCCTGTTGGAGAAGGCCTACGCCAA GCTCAACAGCTGCTATGAGGCCCTGGAGGGAGGAAACACTGCCGAGGCCCTGATCGACTTCACCGGGGGCGTTTCAGAGCCCCTCGGTCTGGATCGCGAGGCCCTCGGCCTGGGCAGCGACCACAGGAGGACGTTCTTCCAGACGTTAGCCAAGGCCCACGAACGCAAAGCCCTCATCACCTGCTCCATACGG CCAGCAGAGGGGGAGACGGTGGAGTCGGTGTTGGACTGCGGCCTGGTGCGAGGACACGCTTACGGGATCACAGCGGTGAAGAAGGTGAGGCTGGGGGAGAGGCAGCTGAAGACGGGCGGGGCCTCCAGACTCTTCATGGTGCGTATGAGGAACCCGTGGGGGACCACAGACTGGACGGGTGCCTGGAGTCAGAG GTCACAGCAGTGGCAGCAGATGAGTCgcgcagagagggagaagatggGCCTCGTAGTTCGTGACGTTGGGGAGTTCTG GATGGATTTCCAGGATTTCTGTCACTACTTCACAGACGTGGTCGTGTGCCGGCTGGTGGAGAGAGCTCTGCTGTGGCCGAGCTCTCATTGGAGAGAGGTCCGCTGCTACGGGGAGTGGGCCCCGGCTCCCAACACCCCCGGGTCACCTCCGTCCGCCGTCTCCCACAGCAGCTACGAGTTGACCCCTGGGAAGAACAACATGAAACCCGGAGGGCCCGAGCAGCGCGGGAACCGGAAGGAGGCCCGGCTCGGGGAGAGTCAGCAggggggacggagaggaggaaggcGGGATAGGGCTGCTAAAAAAGTGATGGAGGACGAGGATGGTGGAGAGGGGGATGGAGGATGGACGGCACAAGTGGACAAAAGGAGTCGGTGTGGAGGGTGCATCAACCACAGAGAGACGTTCCTGCACAATCCACAG TTTATGTTTGAGGTCGGAGCCAAAGGGGAGGAGGTGCTGAtctgtctgcagcaggaggacaGGAGGGTACGCAGgaaagacggaggaggagacaaCCTGCCGATCGGCTTTGAGGTCTTGAAG GTGGAGGTGAACCGCTGCAGCCGGGTGCAGTGTGTGGTGGAGCAGGCGGCCAGCTCCGTCTACATGGACTCCCGCAGCGTAACGCTGAGGGCGACGCTGGCTACAGGCCGCTACGTCGTGCTGCCCACCACCTTCCTGCCGGGCGCAACCGGACGCTTCCTGCTACGACTCTTCTCCCATTCCCACGTCagtctcaggtgtgtgtgtgtgtgtgtt